A window of Candidatus Peribacteraceae bacterium genomic DNA:
GAACAGCTGCGCACCGCCCAAGAACTGTCACAGCTCTTCAGGAAGGAACAATCTTGGCGGCCGGCTCATTCCCCTTCTTCCACTTGATGGAACAGCCGATGGCGTCCGCCTGTTTGACGGGGGGCGCCTTGCCGGCGAGGAGCGCCGTCATGGCGTCGTGGAGCTCGCGCTTCTTCACCTTCCCCGGTTCCTTCCAGTTGTCATCCACACGCCCCTTGTAGCGGAGGCGGCGTTCCGCATCAAACACGAAACAGTGGGGCGTGCAGAGCGCCCCGTACGCCTTGGCAACTTCCTGCGTCTTATCGTAACAGTAGGGGAAAGGGAATTCCTTCTGCCGCGCATGGGTGCGCATGTGCTCGAACGAGTCCTCGGGGTAATCCGCGGGGTCGTTGCTGCTGATGAGGACAAAGAATGCGCCCTTCGGTTGCAATTCGCGCGCGAGTTCCAGAATCCGCCCCTCGTACGCCTGGGCGTAGGGGCAATGGTTGCACGTGAAGATCACCGCCAGGACGGGATCCTTTATTGCCGCACTGTCCACCGTGGAACCGTCCGTCGCCGGAAGCTCAAATGCGGGAAGCTTGCTCCCGATCTTGAGCACGCGGGAGTTGTCGACCACGAGGACCATACGGCTGCCATTGTATCCCTTCTCCGTTCCCGCCGAAAGGAAACCGACGGCACCGGAACCGTCCGAGCCGGCAGACGCACATCCTTCGGGTGTTGGGCGCATGAATGCAAGCGGCCTGCTCACGCGTGTCCTTCGCTCCTCAGTGACTCCTCATAGGACTCCGGTTTCTGGAGGCGCGCTGAAAGGACGTTGACGGTATGGTGGTGAGCGGGTTCATCCTTCCAAACCCACGGTTTTACATCGAGATTCCTCGAGACCAAGATGCCTTCTTCCTCAAGATTGCCGATGAGTTCATCCACAATCAGCCGAGGCAACTCCCCCACATTCAACCGCTCATCATCATACGTCGTGGAAACATCCGTTACGGCAAGGAGAGTGGCGCGGGGATTATCCACAAGTATCTTCTTGAAGATGCGTTCGGCAACGGCGGTGTTGTAGGCCGCAATGATGCCGTGGATACGGCGCAGCACCCGCCGACGGCTGATGAGCGTTGCTTCGCTCGGTTCGCCTTCCTTCGAATCGTTGGACATGATGGTGTCCTCATAGACGCCCCAAACACGCTTCTCCCCGGGCACGCCGGTACCCGCGATCACCATGGGAAGGTAGACGAGATCGAGCGGCATGCGCTTTCCGCCTTCGCTGAGAATCATGCGCCGGTCCCTGTTCAACGGCTCCTCGAACGTCCGTTCCCCCGCGAGCGCACACGTATCTTGCCTGGCTGCCGCTGCTACGGCATCCGAAACGCGTGCATCAAGCTCCATGACAATATCGGCTTTGTGCAAAACATCCATTGTCTCGCAGAGCTCTTCCTCCGTATTGATGCTTCCCAATTTCTCCTCCCAGTACTGGTCATACACGGTGCTCAATCCTGAGGAAATGTCGAACCGCATTTCATACATTTTCTCTTTTGATACGCCTCCCTCCAGAAGAGCGGTCATGGCCGCACGACGAATCCTGGTTGCGAAATCGATGGTGACCACGGCCTGGTACCGTTTCACCAGCGTGTCGATGATGCGTTGGTCATGGTCAAACGGCCCGCGCCCGATATCCGCCGTGAACATACCTTCGCGTTTCTTGCCCGATTCCAACAGACGCAGAACTGTGGCTTCGTAGGCGGTCCTCATCTGCTCATAATGGGCGTTCCATTCTGCGGCAAAGCGCATTCGATTGGTTTCGTATTCTCTCTCGAGATACGTATCATACGATTCTGCCGTCTGCTCGTAGAGCGGCTCCCAAGGATCCCGAAACTGATCGACATAGTTGAGCTTCATCTCTTCTGCGGATGGAAGCATTGTGGAGAATATCTTTGACTTTGACAAGTGCATTATTTATTTTCTTCGTCTAATTTTTTTCACGCCGGAGACCTGAAGGAGAGCATCGTACAATTCGCTGAATTCATGAAAATCCTTCACTTCCAGGCGGATTTGATAGAGGGCGTCTTTGGGGGGAACCGCGTAGACCGCGAACTTCGAAATGTTGATTTTTCGGTCCGCAATGGATTTGGAAAGGTTGTAGATCA
This region includes:
- a CDS encoding thioredoxin family protein, whose amino-acid sequence is MVLVVDNSRVLKIGSKLPAFELPATDGSTVDSAAIKDPVLAVIFTCNHCPYAQAYEGRILELARELQPKGAFFVLISSNDPADYPEDSFEHMRTHARQKEFPFPYCYDKTQEVAKAYGALCTPHCFVFDAERRLRYKGRVDDNWKEPGKVKKRELHDAMTALLAGKAPPVKQADAIGCSIKWKKGNEPAAKIVPS